The window CGAGCCCACTTCTTCATTATCGAAGACCGCCGCCATTTGAACAAAAGTCGATGCTCGGGACCGTGCAAGGGCATCAATTGAAGAGTAGGCCATTCCCAAATTATCTATTCGCCCTATAGAAAAAAATTCGTCATTTAAACCTACAAAACAGCCGGGCTGGCGGTCGTATAGATAAAGGTCAAAATCCAAAATTTGTTCTTTTTTTACGTTTAAGTTTTCGGCAATTAGATTAAGCAAAAAGCCTTTTTCTTCAAATTTCTCATTTATAATCGAAAGAACGGGAAGCGTATCTTTTTGTTTATTATAAGAATAACCTTCGTTTACCTCTCTATTCATATGAATTGCAAGATTGGGAATTATCAATATCGGTTTATCGAAATCGATTAATCTTATTTCCGGTTTTAAAAGATTGTCCGTTTTTAAGACTGCACGGCCTGCGGCGGAGAGAGGGCGGTCAAACCAGGTAGATAAAATGGCTCCGCCGTAAACTTCAGTATTTAATTTTAAAAAATGATTATTTACTTTTATTTCGGGATTCGGTTTTATTCTAAAAGTAGGAGAATCGCTGTGACTTCCTATAATCCTAAATCCGTTTTCGGCACCGCCCGTTTTCGGCATTTGCCAGGCAATAACGGCGCTTCCGTTATTCGTAATAAAATATTTTCCGCCTTCTTTTA is drawn from Treponema pedis and contains these coding sequences:
- a CDS encoding M18 family aminopeptidase produces the protein MNKQYAEALMKFIDKSPSVYHAIKNLGEFLEANGFNRLEQKDSFNLKEGGKYFITNNGSAVIAWQMPKTGGAENGFRIIGSHSDSPTFRIKPNPEIKVNNHFLKLNTEVYGGAILSTWFDRPLSAAGRAVLKTDNLLKPEIRLIDFDKPILIIPNLAIHMNREVNEGYSYNKQKDTLPVLSIINEKFEEKGFLLNLIAENLNVKKEQILDFDLYLYDRQPGCFVGLNDEFFSIGRIDNLGMAYSSIDALARSRASTFVQMAAVFDNEEVGSGTAQGAGSPFLQDTIQRIVLSTCKGNAFEEMQKALAFSFLISADQAHGLHPNYTEKNDITNFPLMNKGPAIKLAASMSYTSDGISAGIFKDVCMRAKVPFQNFVNRSDMRGGSTIGPISVSNLNIKSVDIGNPILAMHSVRELGGTEDQEFITKAFEEFYK